CATATAGGCAGATAATAAGGGCATCACATTAGCTTGATGTTGTCAAGGCGGTGAGCCCATCTCGCTAGTTTGATGATGTATGGAAGGCACACAAAGTACCAGCGGACGCCGAGGTAGTGAGCATTACTAACATATACTGATGAGCTCACCTAGCCCCTGCAACCGAGCCCGTCATGAAGATATGGCTGTACACAACATGACCTGGTAAACAGAGAAAAGAACAAATAACAAAGAACCATTATGGTGTACTGGTACTCGGAAACAAAAGAGTCCCGTGAAAGAACGACATAGAAATAGAACTATTTCAAGATAGCAGTATCAAAGATCATAAAAGTGTATACACAaagtaggttctaccttatacacaGATACAGCAGACCAACTTGTGGTTTGGTTTGTTGCCCGTCCCACACGAGTTAGCAGCAGTGCCGGTCCTAAGACATAAGAATGAGTGCACGATAAGGAATTTTTTCAACCTAGGCGACACATCGGGAAGAACCAAATAAGCCAAGAAAGTTCAACAAGAGGAATAGAAGTGTTCACCCTAACTTTGGCCTAGCTTCATATATTCACTTCCTTATCAAGTATGGCAAACTCATGCCTACATTTGCACAATAGTAACATAAGAAGGCAGACACAACCTTGACTCTATTCAAAGAAGCATATGCCAGTCTCAAAAAGATCATAGTGATACAAAGCAAAATGTAAAAGCATGGACAAATGCTATTAAAATTGAATGACAATAGAATAAACCGAACACATGGGCAAAAAGTAGATTTAGCTATATATGCCAATCTGAAGTCACAAATACTGTAGTTAACACCAAACCTCTTATTTTTCATTCAGCTACCTCATTATCTACTCTGTTGTGTTTCTGCTTTAACTACAAAAAAATATCATTCTTAGATTGTGAAGGCATCACGATATCTCAGGACACTTCAAAATGGTGTATCCAGAAATGGAGGATCGAGAAAGGGAGATAAAACAACTATGATACCTCGCTATGGCCAGACCATATTGATCTAGCATGTACCAATCAAACATATTTTTGTAACAAAGACTGGAGCATGATCTGAACATATATATTAAGCAAAGAAAATGGGGAATTGGAATGACATAACTGCACATGTAAGTGATGCTGGGTCTTAAATGCaaaaaactactccctccatcacaGTCTACACGGCGCCCTTTCATTTTCATGCATTTCCACTATCAGCACTTGATTAGACGTATTAGTATTAATGAGCAATTTAAGTGAGACGTTCTGGCCCATAATTTCCTCCCCTTCCGTTTCTTTCCGCTGTGTGTGTGTTTAATGGGCCTAACAGATGCCCCTACTTTCACGATCAGCTGAAACGAATTAACAACCAATCAACGAGTACATAGGTCCCAGCGTTTTCTCAAGTACGCCGTGTAAActgtgacggagggagtacagaATTGCATTTCCTAGTAGAAGATACAAATCAAATATATCAATTAGTTAGAAGTAAATAGTCAAACAGAAAAGAGGGCTCAGAAAGGCATATGGAATACGTGATACAGTTGCTATTGAAAACTATAACGATCACACAACAATTAAGCTAAAGAATTCGCCAAGAAAGCGTACCACAACCCAAAGATATCATGCGGGCCGTATTGTCTATACTGACCAAAAATTTGAAATGAGTGCTCGTAATTGTAATAGTTCTATTAATATTTTCAATCCTTTCCGGCCAAGAGAGTATGCAACAGTATGGTTATCTTGCCTAATTAGCCGTATTCTCTATATTAAATGCTTGATAACTATctctttttcttatgccaaatacACTGCAGAACTGTCCATAAATTTTAAGCTTATAGACAAAGTTTTGTAGCATGCAATTTTTATCAGTTTTCACTTTTGCAAGCAATACTGAATTATGAGAAGGTTTTCCGGATAAATTGGAACATTCCATAGGTCACGGCTTAATCCTTTTCTTCATCTAAAGTTCGGAACTACATAATATAAGATGAAACAGAAATATAAACTGGTCCTATTTGATTTAAGTTGAGAATAAATACACACATTTAACTATGAGAAAAAAAAATGGCCAAGGTTGGCTCAGCTAACAAACCATGGTGCACCAAAACTAATATGTCCATATCTGGGTAAGATAATTCGGCAAAATCCTAATGCAGCATGGTAGAAACATGCACGACACAACAAGCTATAATCTAGGAAAAAGTAGATAACGCAACTATATACTCACAGTCCATTGCCATTTTGACTATTTTAACCTTGTCCATATCAAGAAGGAAACTACATGCTTCAGCGATCATGAGAATCACATTTCAAATAACTTCTCAAACTACAGTAAAGCTATAAGTATATTACAATCTCAATCATGCTGAAGCTAAATCGAGTGGGGACCTCAACTTGAAGTGTTGCTTTGAAAACTTACTATCTGCTAATTAACGAATGAGAGATTCTTGGAAGAAATTGCCAGGGAAGAAAATCAGTTTATTTTTGTTTACTGAACTTTTTGACGAAATCTGAAAAATCAAATCTTGCAGAAAAGCTAGCTAAATCACATGATCATTTTGAACGCTATCAGAAGATAGAATAAGCTGCTGAGGCAAACATGGTAATATGTATTCCTTACCGTAACTAATACCATATATCGGAAGAAAAAGTGTTGTATAGAAGAAATTATAAGAAATGCAAAGCTTATGAGATAGGTTTTGTTACTACCATAACCCCATCTGAAACACACACATAAGAACAATGGTTACGGCATTCAGTTATGTGTATGAAAGACATTTTGTTGGCCACAAACACAAACGCGAAGACAAATCTATACACATAATTGAATGTATTTACCAATTACCTTAACCATCCCACCATATTAGCATCATAAAAAATAATCAAACACCTTGGTAGTAACTTTCATCTAGGAAGCAACATTAAAATAGAGATAACATCATAATATCGCTAATGCCTCCcagtcctctctctctctctctcacaggaATAATACCTAGCAAAAGGATACCAAGAAACATCCACATGAACATGCCATActcgaaaaaaatcaaaaaacaaCACTCAAAACTTATCAAACATTCAGTACAAAAGATGAATTGCACTATAGCCTTATGTAGAACTTATCCAGCTGCCCTTAAGAAGTACCAAAGATGCTTACTGGCTTCCAACAAGGCAACTTATCTGAAACATGAAACACTTTTTAGATGGTATTCTCTCTAGCTAAGCAACCTCGGCTATATCATCAAACCAAGTACACATTCCTCAAGAGTTAGcaccacattttaaaatgtgtctattctttctttctttctttctttcttagaAATGCACCatattgaaaaaaaaattatcctGTGAAATTATGAAATTTGCAAGCTTTGAAATGAAACTGACCTCACATTATCCATACAGGCTTGTGGTATACAATCACAATCTTGAGCTGCAACCATACAAAGAATTACAAAAATAGAGTTATTAACAAGCTGtagcaaaagaaaaaaatactACACAAAATTAAACCTGCAACAATGGGCACTAAAACCATCAAGCGTGAAACCATACTACAACCACAGCTTTTTCGTGAGCTCATGTCATACAAACGACTGAAATGCTGAAAACTTGAGTGTCTAGCAACCCAAAAGATTATGATCTTACAAAAGAAATTAAGGATAAAAATGATGCTGGTGGCCTAGAATGGGGGCTGTGAGGTGAACTTGCCTCCTTTATGATCCTGACACCAAGGTTAAACGCATCGAAATGGTACCACTGTTGTAGCAATGAGGCATTGCCAGTCTACTGTCTCCTTCACGGTGGAGCTCCTCCTCGCCGCTTGGTCAGTGGATGAGAGACTGGCACCTCCCGCTGTGTCGGCGGACAATCGGCTAGCGCACATGTCTTCTAGAACCTCCCAGCCAAGCATATACACACCTTGTATATTTGATTGCTATGCCATCACAACCACACTGCGAAAAAATGCATTCAATATACTAAACAACCGTTAACAACGAATTTACCCTGACACCTTAAATAGTTGGTGTTACAGTCTATATAATTATACCGGGAGCCGCTGGCTGGGGAAGATTCGTAGAAGAGGCAACAGATCTCCTTCGCGCTACTGGATATGGTCTCTCGCAAACATATAAAAGAGGCTCACCTGCACCCAATGAAAACAGTGTGTTCGTCAAGCTGTCTCATCTCACCCCATACTGCTATCATCTTAATCTGAGTAAAAAAGGAATCACAACCTGGGATAAAAAAGGAACAAAACCACGCACTAACATGTCAGATCAAGATGAACTCAGTGATTTATCACTAATTTAAATACAAGATAACCATATTAAAAGCGTCATATAAATGATCTCTCATATATTCCAGATAACCTTTGATAGTTCATAGCTGGCAACAAGCCTATCAGCAACAGGTAGACAAATTTAGAAACTCACTACAGAGTTGCATCAACAAATGCTTGTTGTTTTAGGAGCCAATTGTTTCAGAAAATAAATATGGACTATTGATTAAACGAGACAAGCAATTCAGCCCTAAACCTGTGAAATTATAGCTTCCATTGGCCTATTTTAGATGTTAAAAAAAGCTACCACAACATCATCAATATTCTTAAAAATATGCCATTTGGATGACCAATACTTCAGTCAAGCAAGAACAGGGTACAAAACCATTCAACCATAGCTTATGGCAACAGAGAGAGAAACCATACATAAGGGGAGAAGGATCGAGAGAAGCTCACCTTGGCTTCAGGAAACTTGTTGTACATCAATGTGGGCATCTCTCCCCAAGCTGCACCAGCGGTCATGAACACCACTCCAGTATCCTGTCCCGACGGGAGCGTTGCAAGCCGTGCTCGCTGTTGTCTGGCATCACTTGACCTCTTCTTTCCTAGACCTGCTATGAATGCTTCATCCACAAACTGCCACCGATCTGGATTGACCTTACAGAATCCCATCACAACAGCAATCAGTAGGAGTCAGCAACATTCAAAGAATGACAACTATCATGCTTCAAATAATGACAACATGAGGCGGCAAGCACCGCCCTGCTGCGCAGCCCTGTGACCATGAGGAAGAAGTCCGCTCAGCAGCCTCTCACATTCCCTGAACTCTGAAACTGAAACTGCTTGTGTTTTCTGAAACTCAAAACTGCACTCTGTTTTCAAATCATTTCGCCAACCAAATGAGCTCAGAAATTTTGTAATTTTTACACAAGCAAGATGCaactattgttgacatcctgtaAAATTTTCAGCTCAAGCGGAGTTGATTTGAATGGTTTACAAAAATCAAGAACAGTGCAGCCAGAATTTGACAAAACCTGAAAAATGAATTATATCTAGCATATTGAGTGATACTCTAATGCAGTGTTTGGATGCCCAGAATTCAACTCTGAATTCAATTggcaatggaaaaccaaatcaacgATTTCAATGGAATACTATAAAACCTGTTTGGATGCGCATGGTATTCGTTTGCAGAATCaaaagatcaatggaattctaaaaCCTGTTTGGATGCACATTGTGTGGAATTGAATGTTTTTTAACtttaaacaatataaaactttgtAATATGAATGAAATATACACATATATATTAGAATGTTATTTATTTTTCACATAATAACCTTTTTCTTCTTGTcatttttcttttctccttttattTCCCGGTGAGGAAAATTGGCCGCGGTGAGGCGGGGAAGAAGGGGGCCAAGGGCAGCGGCGAGGCCTGCAGGCAGGTAGCGGCGGGTGGTGGCGGCGAGGCCTGGAGGCACGCGGCAGCGGCGAGGCCTGCAGGCAAGCAGCGGCGGGTGGCGGTGGCGAGGCCTGCAGGAAGGCAGCGACGGGTGGCGGCAGTGAGGCCTGGAGGTAGGCGGCGGCGAGTggcccggtggcggcggcgaggtctGGAGgcaggcaggcggcggcggaggcaccctgcaggcagcggcggcggcggcccgaggccaGGGATGGGGAGGGAGGAGGCTGGCCCATCGGCGGCAGGTGGCGGCGGTGAGGCCtggaggcaggcggcggcggcggaggggcccTGCTCCGGCTCGCCGGTCCGACGGCCGCTCCAGCTCCATAGGAGGGAAGGAGGCGCAGGACGGGACTCGCGGAGATGAGGGTGCAAGCAATTCCGAGCAATACAGAGCTCTAGACCTCTGAATTGAAGGGGCCAAAAAATACACATGCGGGTGGGGGGCTCGGAATTGAGCCCGAATTCCACGGCCCAATTCCAAGCGCAACCAAACAGCGGAATTGGCCTTTTTGGACCTCAATTCCAATTCCAAGCCCCAATTCCatgcaaccaaacacagcataaTGCTATTAAATATTTTTGAACTCATTATAGTATGAAAACAGCGGGTACAGAAAAGCACAACTCATACCAAATTTTAAGGTGATCTAAACCTTTTATGACGTTGCAAAAATGTTGTAACATGATCAAAGTATTGAATGAAACGGATAAAAGAAAATGGCAAATGAGCTCCAAATCATCTCTAACTTGGCAAAGGCTTAACAGGCTTAACAGCAGGGACAAACAAGACATCTGTAATTTTAGACAATGGCATGAAACACTTTACCTCCTCGTGAAAACAGACCAGTATGGAAAGGTTAAACTTAAAGCAGCCAATTACTTGGCAACGTATCATATAATACTGTAAGCAATAAAAATGAATCTGCTGTCAAGGAGGCACCATGGGATTGCCCAATCTTACCATATGGAGGACAGGTATGTAAGAAAGAGAATAGTAGATAATTTACAATTTAAACTATCAAGTTTACCAAGGCAAAACTGAAGAGGCTATAACATTAAGTTATTAAATTTAACTCTATCGCTTATCCTAAGGCACCATGACGACTAAAAGTGAAGGGAATGCTCCAGATTTCAGAGAAGCTAAACTGAGATCTTACATTCCAATCGCACCAAAAGAACAAGAGCAATAAAAGCACATGGTCTGTTTTGCTGATCCCACTTTCATGAACAAAGGTACACAGAGATACAAGTTTCAGACTTAAATATGCACATAATTTTGTCAAGTATGTTCAGGTTCAGGTTCGTGACATACCTTCGTTTTGAATAATGTTCAGGTTCATGTCACACTGACTGCATCACCACCAACAAAAGCCATTTTACCTCAAGTGTAGCACCTTGCAAAGGGGATCCCATAAGCTCATTATGTCACGGCCAGTAAGAAGCCTTGATCCGCCCTCACTGCCATTTACCCAGAGAAGATGCCCATTAGCCACCAACACAAATGGTAAAGCTTTGCCATTGCAAAGATTAATCTACACAGAAAACTGTAGAGAACAAAACAAAGCAATACAATCCAGTGTAAAAGCTTGTTTGTACTCACCTTAATTTTCCATCAAACTTTATGGCTAGAGTACCACACTGTATGTCTGCTCACTTTCAATTCCATCTCACATTATCGTCATAACTCGCCTTGCCTGCTAAACCATAGAGCAGAAGCATTAGCTTAAACTTAAGAGCACTGGCatgtggcatggtttttcactgaCAGATGGACAAGTATAAATTACGCATCAAAGATACAAACACTATCAAGAGCTCTAACCTGCGAGAATATACCTGACAATGCAGGGATCTTTTTGGATATTGAAGCTAATCATATCATGTTCATTCATGGGAGATGCATCCACGCAAATTAGAACCCAAATCAGAGATATTTATATCTGAAGACTGAAAAGTGTGTATACATTAACAACAGAAACAACATAAGATACGACAAAAGTATTTAAAGTATATGAGCCAGCATCCCTAAATATGTGGACAATATGAGGAAGGCATCTATAAAAAATACACAGTGAACACACTAATGTTAGAACCAGAAACACAGCTAATTACTTACAGAATGTCCGAACCTCCTCAGCAATTGTGCGGAGGGAAGGAAATGGCATTGCTCAATTAAATCTTTGATAGCATGTCACGTATATGTTTCAATGTGCATCTGAAAATTGTCGCTCCAGACATATAGCTTGACTGGCTATAACTAAAGCATGCACTTCTACGTGCCAGATTGTTTACTCAAGTTCCACAATATTGTTGCATATTTGACCTGTTTTTTAAGACTAATTAAGGGCTATAGTACATCTACACTTTTAACCCTCAACTATGATTAAGATGCCTGCATCCATTTATTTTAATGTTGCATCATACAATATAAATTCTCATAACAATGATAGAATGAAGAACATTAACTAACCTGGAAATCATTTGATTGCCTCCTTCCATCATCAAAGGCAACCCTCAACGCACTTGCAACTGCATGTAGGTCTGTTCCCTCGGGGACGAATCCCAGGGAATGGAAGTCGTTCGCCAAGCCCAAGGAGTCGCGATTAACATAGTGCACAAGCTGAAACAAGTGAGCTCAGTTCCTCTAAATCTTACTATGTATTTGAAGAACGCAGTACCGATGAAATCAACAAAGGGCGTATCAACCAGGAATAAAATATGTGCGCCATTTTCCTCAAACCACTAATAACTTGCTTACATGGTGGCACATATGTCCTAAAACATGCTTAAACCATTTATATTCTTAATCCAGAAATCAAGTAAGTAGCTGAATTCTTTCACATGCATAAGTACAGGTATATTGCTTCTCGCCTCTACATTTGCTGTGGCAGATACGGAATTACTTTCTCTTTGCTGAATTACAATGCATGCAAATTTCATACCTATACTAGGTTGTGTTAACTGTGAAACATTATGCCTCAGTAAACTATCTCTTAGCAACGCTCCACATCTGTTTTTCTACTAGACGTGATCTAGCAAAAAGGAACATATAGCAAACTCTTCCCCAACCACCAAAGACCGTAAAATGAAAGCCTAAACCCAATAGATTTGAAATATAACAAACATATAACACGTATGGCCACGTATCATGTAAGTATCAAAATATATCTGGTTTTACCATTAATCACTCTTCGTAAGGATGCTCCAAACGGATGTAACAAGCAACAGGCATAGCCGCAGGTAACAAGATCAAGGAAGCTTACCATTTGTATGAGTCCTACTCGATAGTGTCTTGGAATATCACCCATCATACCAAAGTCAAAATATGCCAGAGATCCGTCTGCAGTAGCCACCAGATTACCTGGATGGGGGTCTGCATGGAAAAACCCATCTTCCAGAAGTTGTCTCAGCGAGCAATAGAGACCCTGCCAAGTTCGTACAAAACATCAGCAGACAATACAAGACAATGGCCTTCCAGTGAAACCAACAAGACAGCTTCCAAACATAACAAATAAGTGAGGATGCTGAAAACGGTGAAGCACGCATTACAAAATAGTCCAGATTCCCGCAGCTAATCTAACATAGTGTACAAAACAATTCAACATTATTTACAAACTTATGCAGAAGTATGTAGACCTAAAGTAGTcactaatcataaaagaaaaggaaactatTTAAGACAACATCAATCGTACCAATATTGGTACACAATAAGGAACAATGCAAGCTTACCTCATCAATCAT
The DNA window shown above is from Lolium rigidum isolate FL_2022 unplaced genomic scaffold, APGP_CSIRO_Lrig_0.1 contig_37540_1, whole genome shotgun sequence and carries:
- the LOC124681248 gene encoding uncharacterized protein sll0005-like, producing the protein MIDEGLYCSLRQLLEDGFFHADPHPGNLVATADGSLAYFDFGMMGDIPRHYRVGLIQMLVHYVNRDSLGLANDFHSLGFVPEGTDLHAVASALRVAFDDGRRQSNDFQVS